The DNA region aaaataatataatctgaTGCACTGACTCCCtaaaatcagataagaagaatGCTATCCTGAGTTTTCAGTGATTGTACTAATTGAGAAATATCATCAACCTTAGAGCAGCAGTCAATAAATAATGCCTCTCCCTCATAGCCAGGAACCAACAGATGGAAGTATGAGTTACACCTCTCACTattaccgtatttctccatgtataagatgatcccatgtataagatgcaccttaatttgggggcccgaaatttgaaaaaaatatatattacataaaattattgaattcaacttttattcatcataaaattcatactgtcaaaactcccatccattagcttgtcctcatctgagtTTGATGATGAATtattgtcttcaacaatgagtgcaaaaacaagcatgaaaacgCAGGAAATGCACATCAAGAAACCCACAaccaatgtataagatgcacccaatttttagaccccaaatttttcaaaaaatgctgcatcttatacattgggaaatatggtataatcTAGCAATACATTGAAGGAATGCTTGCTTCCTGTTACTGCAATATTGGATTTGAATGGATTTGGAAGTCCTTCTATGCAAGGGTAGAATACTTCCACCAGGGAAGAGAGCCATGCTTTCAAGAAATTGGAACCTGAGACTAATTCTTAACTATTTGTGGCTCCTTGTGAACTAATAAGCACAGGCAGAATCATGGTAGTTGAGCAGTAATTAATGCTGATTATCAAGGGAAAATTAGGTTATTACTATACAATAAAGCCGAGAAGTATTATTATTGAAATCCACCAAATTCATGGAGGTGCCTCTGATACTTTCTTGCCAAATATCCATAATCACTGAAAAACTGAGACAAATATAAAACTGTCAAAGATTCGGATCATTCAATGATAAAAGTTTGGAGTATGCCATTGGGGGGGGTACTCAACCAATATGTTTAAGAGagcaaaagaacacaaataattcATTGAAGAAGAAAAGCTACCATTATCAAACTTCAGATTCATAAGAAGCTAGAAAATCAGGGGCTGAAGAAGCCATGAATTACtatgtttctttttcccttcttctcatcCCCTCCATTTAAATAAAGAGTAAGAGTggcaacattttattttccagtgGAAAAATCATCAAATCAGAAATGACCTAAAATTAGATGGTAGCCAATGGGAATTTGTGTGTTTTCAATGTTGGGGACATGAACATTTTATCTGGACAATGAGTAGATGCTGAGGAGCAAAGGAATGGTTGTGCGGGAAATTCCCTGCCTTGTTCTATAGAGCCATTTTCCACTCTTGCCATTCTGTTTATATACAGAGCCACAGCTACTCTTAGAGAAATTCCTCACTTAGCTAGTCTTTTCAGATTCTGGGAATCATTCTTCCCCCTTGCATCTTCAAAGCAAAGGTCATAAAGATTCTTGAGTGTTACTAGTCTCAGTGAGTGTTACTAAAGCTGATTGATTTCTAATAACCTTTGCTAAAACTTAATAAAGTGTCCCTTTATTGATCTCTTTTTATTATCCTGTTTGAGAGTGCCTTATGTTTTCTGCCAAGACCCTAAGTGACACATGAAATATTAATTTCCTCTTACCTACTGTGAGTAAGTTCTAGGATCTGCAGGGCCAAACCATGTTACCTTTCATCCAAGTGTTTAAACTAAAAATCTGGGAGTCATCAATGACAAACCTTTGACACTCTTTATTCTATATACTGGACCATAACTGTTTCTTGTCAATTTTATACAAAAAGTATATCTcaatttcttgtatttatttctttcatcactCTCATATTCCTAGTCCAATCTACTATCATCTTTTGCTTGGACTAATTGAAAAACCCTCCTAACTGATCttactttcttctcttttgtcttgttttattacatttttctcattgcaaccaaagtgatcttttaaaaatatcaatgtttCCTTCCACGGTCCTGATTACAATCTCTTAATGGTTTtctattaagaagtacaaattggtaattacaaaatagtcacatggCAATATAGccaatgatattgtaataactatgtacggaGCCATGTGGGTacttgtaaagtatatgattgtctaactactatgctgtacaccttaaactaatacaaaataatattaaatgtaaaatgtaattaaaaacaaaatttcaaaacacTTTAAAAGCATAACCTTTTAACATGATTTACATAGTCTCACATGATctggattctattttttttcaactcCTTTTCATTCAATTCTCTTTATTCAGTGAACTCAAGCCTCTtctaactcttcttttttttcacttttttcaacAACATTTCTTCCTGCCTGAGGTACTTTAGCTGCCGCTTTCTTCTGactgaaatgtttttctttcctttgcttcaTTTATACTACTTATCTTTCAGCACTCAGCTCAAATTTTACATTCTTACTTAAGTCTTCATTAATAATCCGGGATTGCCTACCCCAACACCATTCTAAACTCTCATAGgcagtgtatatatttttttctttataacacaATAGTTCAATTATTTGAAAAAGTAAGATTTCTCCTCCCAGGAGAAGAGATTCTCAATAGGTGATGCCTATGTCTGTTTTGCTCACAACTGTATATATTCCCAatacttagaacaatgcctgacaaatgaatgaatgaacaaataaattaggCAGTCAATAAACATGTGTGACTGGGTGAAgagatagaaatgaaaaataatacaaggtataaaaataaaaactgtgccTCATACAATATCTTTTAGATAGATGACTGACTAATTTTCTGGTTCATATCGACCCTGGCTTCTgaataaatggacaaaaaatGGGAAAGCTAATCTTTGTCATACCAATTCCTCACAGCATTCCAGCACCTAGTTTTTATTCAGTTATACTTTCAGGACTTCTGagggttttctattttttaaaatatttattagtggtgcctgatcaagtggtggcgcagtagatagagcgttggactgggatgtggaagacccaggttcgagaccccgaggttgccagcttgagcatgggctcatttggtttgagcaaaaattcaccagcttgaacccaaggttgctggctcaagcaaccttactcggtctgctgaaggcccatggtcaaggcacatatgaaaaagcaatcaatgaacaactaaggtgtcacaatgtacaatgaaaaactaatgattgatgcttctcatctctccattcctgtctgtctgtccctgtctatcccttactctgactctctctctgtctctgtaaaaaaataaaataaaataaaataaatatttattagtggTAAAAACTTGTAAGAGGTTGCTAGCCATGTGATATTTCATATTGTAGCAActaaaacttgttttattttttttcatttaaccaATTGTAGTAACACATTTtgataagaaatacattttactgCATGGAACTTCATTTAGGGTTCTGTTCTTTTGTATACTAGGTCTCTTTCTTGGTATCATATTCTTTATCTTGTGTGAACAtcacctttaaaattatttatatttggatGTGGTTTAAAGTTGTTCATGTAAGAAAACCCTGTCTCCCattatgctttttatttgtttgtttcatttttctctttaactaTTCTTACCTATTTATGATTCTGGATGAACTTTCAGGTAATTTAggcaagttctaaaaacatttctttggtctttttatcttcttttttattttattttaattgaatttattaaggtgacactacttaacataatcatacaggtttcaggttcccaactccacaacacatctctgcatACCATACCATGTGTCCACCCCACCCAAAATAAAGTCTTCATTCCTCACCATTTATCCTTCAATTACTTTCTCTACCTCCTTTTCTCCCggcaatcatcacactgttgtccatatccataagattttttttttattagaatgggttaaaccaataaatttaaataagaaacaaTTTGTCTATTGGTAATGTTCTTCCTTACTGCTCCACTGAccgaaattctctctctcttttttttttttttgtatttttctgaagctggaaacagggagagacagtcagacagactcccgcatgcgcccgaccaggatccacccggcatgcccaccaggggcgacgctctgcccaccagggggcgatgctctgcccctccggggggtcgctctgccgtgaccagagccactctagcgcctggggcagaggccaaggagccatccccagcgcctgggccatctttgctccaatggagcctcgctgcgggaggggaagagagagacagagaggaaggagggggggtggagaagcaaatgggcgcttctcctatgtgccctggccgggaatagaacccgggtcccccgcacgccaggccgacgctctaccgctgagccaactggccagggccccaaattctCTTTTACAGCTCaagttttgtggttttctttataataattcCATGCATTTCTTGCTTGGTATTATTTTATGTCTGTTGTTATTGTTAGTAGAGTAATTGCTTATGGTAATAAATGTAATTTCACTCCTCTTAAATAGTGATACTTGTTATTTGTTTCACATTATTGCCTTGACTGGAATGTCTAAAATAACACTGAATAACTTCAATAGCCAACTTCTTTTCTTGTGGTTTTTCTTTACTTATGATGTTGACAACTTAAGATAAATCTGTAAAAACTTTATCTCATACATTAAATTAAAGAATGGgtgtctaatttttaaaattttctaaatattctcaTTCTTTATAAAGAATAGATTTTTGAATTTTCAGCTACTGttattttctaatcttttctcatttattaaagtttgtgttattatattattatatgcacccctatagtcattgcagcattttttacaatagccaagttatgaaagcagcccaagtgcctatcaatagacaaatggataaaaaagctgtagttcatttacacaatggaacattactcagcaattaaaaagatagaaatcttaccatttataaAAGCATGAatagacctagagattattatgctaagtgaaataagtcagtcagagaaagacaaatactatattatttcacttatatgtagaatctaaagaataatataaattcaaaacaaaacagaaatggacTCATAGactcagagaacagactgatgtttgccAAAGGGTTGGGGGACTGagtaataactatatatagtgCTTGTGGCATATTAGAAATATAagaggaaacactttgtaaagtatatgattggcTAACCACTATGATGTACACCccaaactaatacaaaataatattgaatgtaaactgtaatttaaatttttttaaacaatttaaaaataaataattcttttaaaatgtagtaagtgtatttctttttatagaaaagaGTATTTAATTCTTTGGATTTGACTGGATACAGTTTTGACTACTGAAATTAATCAATAGTCACCACCAAATGTTGGGCAATGATATCAGGAACAATTAACCTAACACAagctaaaaagtttaaaatattggcCCCTTTTGTATAAAGTTTATACTCATAGATAAATGAGTAGTGATCATTCCGCCTGAAGTTATTAAAAGTCAACAACATCTTAGCCAAAGTTAGTTCTTAGTGACTCACCATAGTTATCTATGATAACTTAGttgttattttatgaaaaaagaaacattaaaaagtttgaaataggccctggctcattggctcagcagtagaacccagcatgtggaaatctcagattcaattcctggtcagggcacacaggagaagcaaccatctgcttctcctccctcccttttctctctccctcccgtaGCTATGGTTCAATTGATTCAAACACATCACCCCGTCACcctgggtgctgtggatggctccatcgAGACTCTGTCTAAGGTGGTAAAAATGGTTCAGTTGTGAGTGGCCCCAGATAGTCAGaggattggccccagacaagggttgccagtggatctcagtcagggatcatgcaggagtctctctatctcccctactctcacttaaaaaaaatgtttgaaattgcTATGGTCTTGAAGGCTCTTACAAATAGTTGAATTTACATGTAAGTTaattatggtttttttaaaaaagagtacttGATATAACCTCATAAGAAGAGtaaaatatatgatattataATGTATAAATGATGGAGGCATAAGTAAGGGTAGAAACAAGCTCATTTTAGATCTATTATAGGTAGACAAAAGCTAAATAAGAAATGCTAATTCTCCACACTAAATATAATTCAAGTGAGAAACAGTAGTTAAATGCGGTAAAATTTATTATAGGGTTGTAGAATTCATACAACCTAAATTTCTTACAGCATTTGGCACTTCTACAGTTTTGTGGATTTCACATACAGGTATCAGTGAGAAAGAATCACTGCATTAGTGAAAATgacttctttataaaaatttttcacATGTAAGTTATATCTATTATTGAGCAcctaataaaaatgcaaagatgcaatttttaaattcaagaaaGTGGCACATACACAAAAATACCTTAACAATGGTTAGAGTTTTGACAtgcttcacagaaaaaaaaggtcaaaaacaaatttaaatatttatatttcaaacataTTCTATAACTGAAAGAAGAGcttacttaaaaaagaacacaaaggaTGGAATTTATATATTTGTCAGGATGTTAGGTGACATATTCATGCTGTTTTCAGAAATCTAAACCCTATAAattcataagaaaaatataagaattgtTTCATTTCAGTTTCAAACAAGCAATGCcaattaaactaaaaatggacAAGAGCCTACAGTGGTTAGTAGGGTTCCCCCCTCCTTTAATTTTAGTATAAAGAATAGAGTAAATGCATGAGTAAATATCTTGATATTCCATACAATTTAATGTTGAAGTCATATTGTAAATATCTGACTTCTTATTactaagaatactttttttttttctgttgcttctCATTCCTGACAGATCTTGGTCTCAACAATAAATTCATTGGGGAAATGTCTAATCTTCCAGCATTTATCAATGGCACGTTTGTTGAAACCTATGAGAAAAAGCACAGCAAAAAGTGGTTGTTTAGTTTTGTGGAATTTATTTTGTGACATCTAGAATGGTTCTCCATTCCCCCGCCCTGCCACCCCATACTCCACCCTCACTTTCCTTCAAAGTCCCAAAACACAGGGtaaaagaaggaataaattaCTTACCCAGTAAGAGATCTCTTCTGCGAAGGCGGAAGGACTTGCGGTTATTGCAAAGTTGGTAAATAAAGATGCCAAGGTTACTAACATCACGGATCTCCTCCACAGCTACCAGGTCTTCACGAACCACATAAGTGTGAGGCAGGGATTTgccactctaaaaaaaaataataaaaacatttaaaaaataaataaaaatagactaaagtgagaaattctttaaaatgctatttaaatcCTTAATAGCAGATATACTTTTTGAAATAAACTGTTTTAAGGGCCCTTTTAGATTAacagcatatttttatttgaaaattatttcaattaaatGGAATGTTTTGGctcaaatcattattttttttaaatgagaaagcaaaATTATTTGGAAATGCTTATATGAAAATCTGACATCCAAAATACATACTGCCAGTTTGCCAAAGAGCTCCACCAGATTTTTTGGAGGCAAAACAATAGAGGTATTGAGAGGCATCAGATAGCAGTTCCCCAGCAGCAAGTCCAAGTAAGCAGTCGTGCCCTGgtaagaaagggggaagggtgatcTATACATTATTGATGCTGTAGATTTTCCAAATGCCATTAAAATAAACAGCTGTATTTGTTCAAATTCAACTactgtatttttaataacaaaagaaCGAAAAACATCTTATTGCAAAAGTATGTACATTTATGAACAGATTTAATATTTGCCAAGTAAACTAAGACAAAATTGAAAATTCGCTAATAActaaaaagaatgagaaactcACCTTTTCGAAGTCATGAATAATTGCTGCAGGGTCACTATCAGAGAAACTggggacaggaacatcaatgaTGGCAATGTTGTCATCCTCTCTAATGTCAGCCTCCTCAGTCACAGGCAGGAAATAAGGCTCTCCTTCTTGAAGGGAATTTGCTGGGTCCTCAGAATCAAAGAAGCACATTTCTCCACG from Saccopteryx leptura isolate mSacLep1 chromosome X, mSacLep1_pri_phased_curated, whole genome shotgun sequence includes:
- the ITM2A gene encoding integral membrane protein 2A isoform X3, which codes for MVKIAFNTPTAVQKEEARQDVEALVSRTVRAQILTGKVELRVSTQEKDGSSGRCMLTLLGLSFILAGFIVGGACIYKYFMPKSTIYRGEMCFFDSEDPANSLQEGEPYFLPVTEEADIREDDNIAIIDVPVPSFSDSDPAAIIHDFEKSGKSLPHTYVVREDLVAVEEIRDVSNLGIFIYQLCNNRKSFRLRRRDLLLGFNKRAIDKCWKIRHFPNEFIVETKICQE
- the ITM2A gene encoding integral membrane protein 2A isoform X1, with amino-acid sequence MVKIAFNTPTAVQKEEARQDVEALVSRTVRAQILTGKVELRVSTQEKDGSSGRCMLTLLGLSFILAGFIVGGACIYKYFMPKSTIYRGEMCFFDSEDPANSLQEGEPYFLPVTEEADIREDDNIAIIDVPVPSFSDSDPAAIIHDFEKGTTAYLDLLLGNCYLMPLNTSIVLPPKNLVELFGKLASGKSLPHTYVVREDLVAVEEIRDVSNLGIFIYQLCNNRKSFRLRRRDLLLGFNKRAIDKCWKIRHFPNEFIVETKICQE
- the ITM2A gene encoding integral membrane protein 2A isoform X2; translation: MVKIAFNTPTAVQKEEARQDVEALVSRTVRAQILTGKELRVSTQEKDGSSGRCMLTLLGLSFILAGFIVGGACIYKYFMPKSTIYRGEMCFFDSEDPANSLQEGEPYFLPVTEEADIREDDNIAIIDVPVPSFSDSDPAAIIHDFEKGTTAYLDLLLGNCYLMPLNTSIVLPPKNLVELFGKLASGKSLPHTYVVREDLVAVEEIRDVSNLGIFIYQLCNNRKSFRLRRRDLLLGFNKRAIDKCWKIRHFPNEFIVETKICQE